The Pseudophryne corroboree isolate aPseCor3 chromosome 2, aPseCor3.hap2, whole genome shotgun sequence genome has a segment encoding these proteins:
- the TMEM167B gene encoding protein kish-B, with the protein MTNAYTLDGLLVFSLLFVCTCAYFRKVPRLRSWLLSEKKGVWGVFYKAAVIGSRLHLSVALSCCAMAFYVLLIK; encoded by the exons CTTACACCCTGGATGGACTTCTGGTCTTCTCTTTGCTCTTTGTCTGTACTTGCGCTTATTTCAGGAAAGTGCCACGTTTGCGCTCTTGGCTCTTGTCTGAAAAGAAAGGAGTATGGGGAGTTTTCTATAAAG ctGCAGTGATTGGCTCTCGTCTGCACTTGTCAGTCGCTTTGTCCTGTTGTGCTATGGCCTTTTATGTCTTGTTAATAAAGTGA